Proteins from one Orenia marismortui DSM 5156 genomic window:
- a CDS encoding pyridoxal phosphate-dependent aminotransferase, translating into MKLSSRVNQIANSPTLAITAKAKALQEEGREIIGLGAGEPDFETPKHVKEAAIKAIEEGFTTYTATVGILELREAICDSCKEERGVDYNSNQVIVSSGAKSSLFNAIQALVEVGDEVILPAPYWVSYPEQIKFAGGIPVVVETSEDNSFKMTAKDLKEAITAKTKAVIINSPSNPTGAVYSKEELEEIAQVAIEEDIFVISDEIYRKISYSNKAVSIASLGEEIKDRTLIIDGVSKAYAMTGWRIGYAVGSEELIKAMGRLQSHSTSNANSIAQKASLAAIAGSQEATNKMLEAFEARRDLITDGINKITGITAVKPEGAFYLFANIKGLLGKTIDDEEIVDDYKFVELLLEKAGVATVPGSAFGMPGYIRLSYAASDEDLKEALNRINQFLS; encoded by the coding sequence ATGAAACTATCATCACGTGTTAACCAAATTGCTAATTCTCCAACTTTAGCAATTACTGCTAAAGCTAAAGCATTACAAGAAGAAGGAAGAGAGATTATTGGCTTAGGAGCAGGTGAGCCTGATTTTGAAACCCCTAAACATGTTAAAGAAGCTGCTATTAAAGCTATTGAAGAAGGATTTACTACTTATACTGCTACTGTTGGAATCTTAGAATTAAGAGAAGCTATTTGTGATAGTTGTAAAGAGGAGAGAGGAGTAGACTATAATAGTAATCAAGTTATTGTTTCTAGTGGGGCTAAAAGTTCTTTATTTAATGCTATTCAGGCCTTAGTTGAAGTAGGAGATGAGGTGATTTTACCTGCTCCTTATTGGGTAAGTTATCCTGAACAGATTAAATTTGCTGGAGGCATCCCAGTTGTAGTTGAAACCTCAGAGGATAATAGTTTTAAGATGACTGCCAAGGATTTAAAGGAGGCTATTACTGCTAAAACTAAAGCAGTGATTATTAATAGTCCAAGTAATCCAACGGGGGCAGTTTATAGTAAAGAAGAGTTAGAAGAGATAGCACAAGTAGCTATTGAAGAAGATATCTTTGTTATTTCTGATGAGATATATCGAAAGATTAGTTATTCTAATAAGGCAGTTAGTATTGCTAGTTTAGGAGAAGAGATTAAGGATAGAACCTTAATTATTGATGGTGTATCTAAAGCTTATGCTATGACTGGTTGGAGAATTGGTTATGCTGTAGGATCAGAAGAGTTAATTAAAGCTATGGGAAGGTTACAAAGCCATAGTACTTCTAATGCTAACTCAATAGCACAAAAAGCAAGCTTGGCAGCTATTGCAGGTAGCCAAGAAGCAACTAATAAGATGTTAGAAGCCTTTGAAGCTCGTCGAGATTTGATTACAGATGGGATCAATAAAATTACAGGTATTACAGCAGTTAAGCCAGAAGGTGCATTCTATTTATTTGCTAATATTAAAGGGTTATTAGGAAAGACTATTGATGATGAAGAGATAGTTGATGATTATAAATTTGTAGAATTATTACTAGAAAAAGCAGGGGTAGCTACAGTACCTGGTTCAGCCTTTGGAATGCCAGGATATATTAGATTATCTTATGCTGCTAGTGATGAAGATCTTAAAGAAGCCCTTAATAGAATAAATCAATTTTTATCATAA